One window from the genome of Dermacentor silvarum isolate Dsil-2018 chromosome 5, BIME_Dsil_1.4, whole genome shotgun sequence encodes:
- the LOC125945413 gene encoding uncharacterized protein LOC125945413: MVRDRLSTYLEIQNTFADTMYGFRPHRSAQDVLLQLHREILAPVEHPSDDKVVLALDLKGAFDNVTHEIILTHLSQTDCGYNTFRYIRQFLTDRQSYIRLQHSEHGPYQFVTRGMPQEAVLSPLLFNLAMVRLPTLLSAVPGVQHALYADDITLWATHGSVGDIETSLQQAASIVDEYARHCGLECSPSKSEFVHLRPNPKCTAKIALSLLSGPIPEHEEIRVLGLFIHRNRKIDTTLQKLRKVGDQVRPLPSNMTKDAHDGRRLARAASISERYGTRPGVFYTDAAGPHHGGWYTAAVIQQNEPVQGLTFRAPNITHAEEVAIKLAAADPAIPESSSPTLGKPVATCSRDAFRIVPLKFFTDVSTRVTRPGEPSSGPQHMRESREIR, translated from the exons atggtccgcgaccgaTTGTCGACCTACCTCGAAATACAGAACACCTTCGCAGACACTATGTACGGCTTCCGCCCACACCGGTCCGCACAAGATGTTCTGCTCCAACTCCATCGGGAGATCCTGGCTCCGGTCGAACACCCCAGCGACGATAAGGTAGTTCTTGCCTTGGACTTAAAGGGGGCGTTTGACAACGTGACCCACGAGATCATCCTTACACACCTGTCCCAAACAGACTGTGGATACAACACATTTCGATACATCCGACAATTCCTGACGGATCGGCAATCCTACATTCGTCTGCAACACTCAGAACATGGCCCGTACCAGTTTGTTACGCGAGGGATGCCACAGGAAGCGGTTCTCTCACCACTCCTCTTCAACTTGGCCATGGTCAGGCTCCCTACCCTACTGAGTGCGGTCCCCGgcgtgcagcacgctctgtacgccgacgacatcactctgTGGGCAACACATGGTTCGGTAGGAGACATCGAGACCAGCCTGCAGCAAGCGGCGTCTATTGTGGACGAATACGCACGCCACTGCGGTCTTGAATGCTCCCCGAGCAAATCGGAATTCGTGCATCTTCGGCCCAATCCGAAATGCACAGCCAAAATCGCCCTCTCCCTGCTTAGCGGTCCAATCCCCGAACACGAGGAGATACGAGTATTGGGACTCTTTATTCACCGGAACCGCAAGATTGATACAACTCTCCAAAAGCTCCGCAAGGTGGGGGACCaa GTACGACCCCTCCCCAGCAACATGACCAAGGATGCCCACGATGGCCGCCGCCTCGCGCGTGCGGCGTCTATTTCCGAGCGATACGGCACCCGGCCGGGGGTATTCTACACCGATGCAGCTGGACCGCACCACGGGGGCTGGTATACGGCAGCTGTCATCCAACAAAATGAACCAGTACAGGGCCTCACTTTCCGTGCCCCTAACATAACacacgcggaggaagtcgccatcaaGCTAGCCGCCGCGGATCCAGCAATTCCCGAGTCATCATCACCGACTCTAGGGAAGCCTGTCGCAACCTGCAGCAGGGACGCATTCCGTATCGTGCCTTTAAAATTCTTCACAGATGTGAGTACCAGGGTTACGCGACCCGGCGAACCGTCATCTGGGCCCCAGCACATGCGGGAATCGAGGGAAATAAGGTAG